A part of Bernardetia sp. genomic DNA contains:
- a CDS encoding DUF6089 family protein produces the protein MKKILFTFLFALLGVAFLATEEVQAQVGNKYYYKKTTPRRGPHNHKWVWTKRRQYVSVGLNVNAMNYFGDIVPKPSFWSTDLRFTRPNIGIFVEKKFRPQFSARLGLNWGRLLSYDVETADPADSHDFFRYIRNAHFRNDIFELNTTFRWDLMSSERLNKEFYQRPKQFVPYVLGGLAVFYHAPKAKAPETKIGGGSPDWGAGEWTDLQPLGTEGQGREYINFSGDTVNLHNKYSKVQVAFPVGFGIRKKLSNRIDIAFEFSYRFLLTDYLDDVSRNYLNLGVFGDDELAKAFHDRSLEGDRYATLEEMAGNGELYSLLNRYSYTGIDGQQYNTFDGFGSDPYIDPSIRGNQKDNDVYMLTGFHLIYIIPPHGVRCPVRFK, from the coding sequence ATGAAAAAAATTCTTTTTACATTTCTATTCGCTTTGCTTGGAGTTGCTTTTTTAGCAACTGAAGAAGTACAGGCACAAGTAGGAAATAAATACTACTACAAAAAAACAACTCCCCGAAGAGGACCTCATAATCATAAATGGGTGTGGACAAAACGCAGACAATATGTAAGTGTTGGGTTGAATGTCAATGCAATGAACTATTTTGGAGATATTGTGCCAAAACCTAGTTTTTGGAGTACCGACTTACGTTTTACTCGTCCAAATATTGGAATTTTTGTAGAGAAAAAATTCCGTCCACAGTTTTCAGCTCGTTTAGGACTCAACTGGGGAAGACTCTTGAGTTATGACGTAGAAACGGCAGACCCAGCAGATAGTCATGATTTTTTCCGTTATATTCGTAATGCTCATTTTAGAAATGATATTTTCGAACTCAATACTACTTTTCGTTGGGATCTGATGAGTTCAGAACGTCTCAATAAAGAATTTTATCAGCGTCCAAAACAATTTGTACCTTACGTTTTGGGTGGATTAGCAGTTTTTTATCACGCACCAAAAGCAAAAGCTCCCGAAACAAAGATTGGAGGAGGTAGCCCAGATTGGGGAGCAGGCGAATGGACAGACTTACAACCTTTGGGTACAGAAGGACAGGGGCGTGAGTACATCAATTTTAGTGGAGATACTGTCAATTTACACAATAAATACTCTAAAGTCCAAGTAGCTTTCCCTGTTGGATTTGGTATTCGCAAAAAACTCTCTAATCGTATAGATATTGCTTTTGAGTTCTCATATCGTTTTTTACTAACAGATTATTTGGATGATGTAAGTCGTAATTATTTGAATTTAGGTGTTTTTGGTGATGATGAATTAGCAAAAGCATTTCACGACCGTTCTTTAGAAGGTGACAGATATGCAACTTTAGAAGAGATGGCTGGTAATGGAGAGCTTTATAGTTTACTGAACCGTTATAGTTATACAGGTATTGATGGACAACAGTATAATACCTTTGATGGTTTTGGTAGCGACCCATACATAGATCCAAGTATTCGTGGAAACCAAAAAGATAATGATGTTTATATGCTTACAGGATTTCATTTGATTTATATTATTCCTCCTCACGGAGTGCGTTGTCCTGTTCGTTTTAAATAG